TTTGGTAATCAACATGATATGTAATTATCTGTGCCATTCAATCTTGTCTATTGTATGTGagataaattttctttgttatgaaGGAATGATGAAGCTCGGCAACCACTTTCAAGGAAGGTTTCGATTCCATCGTCTAGGATTAATCCATATCGTATGGTCATCATTCTACGGCTGGTCATCCTCTGCATGTTCTTGCACTACCGTATAACAAACCCAGTGCCCAATGCATTTGCATTGTGGTTAATATCAGTTATATGTGAAATTTGGTTTGCTATATCATGGATATTGGATCAATTCCCCAAGTGGCTTCCTGTAAACCGTGAAACATATCTTGATAGGCTTGCACTAAGGTAGGTCCTTCCTAGACTTAAGCGCAAGGTATTTATCGTACAAATACATTGCGTTTAgtgtttattttttcaatttgagATTCTTCTAATCAAGAATCTATGTGAGTTGCAGATATGACAGAGAAGGAGAACCGTCTCAGCTAGCAGCTGTTGACATTTTTGTCAGTACTGTCGACCCCTTAAAGGAGCCTCCACTGGTTACTGCCAATACTATATTGTCAATTCTTGCAGTTGACTACCCAGTGGATAAGGTCTCATGCTATTTGTCTGATGATGGTGCTGCTATGTTGACATTTGAAGCACTTGCCGAGACATCAGAATTCGCAAGGAAATGGGTTCCTTTCTGCAAGAAGTATAACATTGAACCCCGTGCACCTGAGTGGTATTTTGCACAGAAGATTGACTACTTGAAAGATAAGGTTCAGCCATCGTTTGTCAAGGATCGCAGAGCAATGAAGGTAAGTGTGTATCTCGTGTAATTGACTTATTCGCTTTCTTGGTATGTATGTGATCTACTTGCATGAGAGTTGGGTTGTGGAAGAGCatcttttaattttactttcctgttctgtTTCCAGAGAGAATATGAAGAATTTAAAGTTCGCATTAACGGACTTGTTTCAAAGGCACAGAAAGTTCCCGAAGAAGGATGGGTGATGCAAGATGGCACGCCATGGCCTGGAAATAACACAAGAGACCATCCTGGAATGATCCAGGTagttttcatatttatttattggCCAGTTGAGTTTTTGTTATGAAGATGACTTTCTTCAAAACTAatgcttttttatttattagttttgGAGTTATTTCGGGGTTATTATCTATGCCAATGGAATAGATGATGAAGTTATGAGCATGCAATTGTTCTAAATATTGTACATGTGAATTGTATATGACTATCTGTATTTCTAACTTACTATAGTGTATTACTTGTGAGTAGAGATGGATTCAAGTGCAAGGTATTGAGGGCATGTGCCCAACTACGATTTGGGGATTTATTTAGTAGTATATGAATTCATGCATATTTTGCCCCATTATCTTGTTATGTTTTCCTGCACTAAAATGGAAATCATGTAATATGTATATGTATTATATTTGCCCTTATTACCAAAACCTTTTGGGTCCATGTGAGCAAGATGTTCACCAAAATTGAATTCTGTATCTGCAGGTTTTCTTAGGTCAAAGCGGAGGACTCGACTCTGAAGGTAATGAACTTCCAAGATTAGTCTATGTTTCTCGTGAAAAGCGTCCAGGGTTTCAACATCACAAAAAGGCCGGTGCAATGAATGCATTGGTGAGTGGTTTACAACAGAAAATTGGGAAGTTACATTATCTACTCTCATGTTCTTTTCTAATCTCACTGGTAGTAATTATTATTGCCTGTGCAGGTTCGGGTTTCTGCTGTCCTAACTAATGGACCTTTCTTAATGAATCTCGATTGTGATCACTACATAAACAACAGCAAGGCCTTAAGGGAAGCTATGTGCTTTATGATGGATCCCAATCTTGGGAAATATGTTTGCTATGTACAGTTTCCACAGAGGTTTGATGGTATTGATAGGAATGATCGATATGCCAATCGTAACACTGTTTTCTTCGATGTAGGTGTCTTTTTCATACTGTTTGATTTTCTAATAATGCTTTTACTTCTTGTCTTGTGTCATCCTTGTGCTTTACATACATATGAGTATATGATTGACTAACTTAAAAGTTCTAAATAGATAAACTTGAGAGGTTTGGATGGAATCCAAGGTCCTGTATATGTGGGTACGGGATGTGTCTTTAACAGGACAGCTTTATATGGTTATGAACCACCTCTTAAACCGAAGCATAAAAAGCCTGGGTTGCTATCTTCTCTCTGTGGCGGAAGGCGAAAGAAGAGTTCTAAATCTAGTAAGAATGGATCAGACAAGAAAAAATCTAGCAAGCATGCTGATCCAACTGTGCCCATCTTCAGTCTAGAGGATATTGAAGAAGGAGTAGAAGGTAGGCCTGTTGTGCATTTGTTCTGCCTACATTACATTGATGGGTATACCACATAGCTGTACGCAGATTGTAATATCCAGAGGTTCTATTGGTTTCCGATatcttttttagtgttttctgttTTTAGAATCTTacaaagaaaaaagtgaaaatagaaatttagaatttattattttcgtTGTCTAAACTTTTTCTTCATAAAATCATGAAACCGAAAAACTCTAAACTTGAAAGCAGGAACCAAATGGGTCCTTCGTTTTCATTACATCGTTATCAGTGTTAGAGATCTGCTACCTATGGTATCTTAAATTGATTAGCCCATCCGGAAACTGTGTTACACTCCACATAATCTAAAGAGATGTTGTAGGGAATGATTTCACCCAGCTTTCAACTAATTAGACCTATTGTTTGTCCTATCATttgttatttatttctttatttcttttctatttcaggaactggatttgatgatgagaaaaCGCTACTTATGTCACAAGTGAGCCTTGAGAAAAGGTTTGGTCAATCTGCTGTTTTTGTTGCCTCCACTCTTATGGAGAATGGTGGCGTGCCTCAGTCAGCTACTCCAGAAACTCTTCTTAAGGAGGCAATTCATGTTATCAGCTGCGGTTATGAGGACAAAACTGAATGGGGAGCTGAGGTATGATGTTATCATATGTTCTAATGCTATTTGATGTACATTCGGGGACTACATTTAACTTTAACGTAGGTGAAGAGTTTACAAAAAGACTTCCAAATGGATCAATTTCTGTTTGAGCCGGTTGTTGAATGAGCTGGTCTTTGTTGAATTGAACTATGGAGTGGGGTGTCTGTTCCTTAATTTCTCCTTGTCATTCTTTGGAGTTTTAGGGTGGAGCTTTAGAACCTTTGCTCTTATTAATTTATCCAATGAAAGATATGAAGTATTTTTAGCATATCTAAGTGGTTACATTAGGTACCTACCAGACCACTCATTGGGCAAGACCCTCCATTCGGAAGCCCTTTCCCAAAAAGCCCCTAGGCTGAGTCACTCTTCATTATTGTAAGAGTGGCGTTTCATAAGAAATTGAAGAATGAATTACAGTGTAAGAGACAGTTCATGTCATCTTTTGAGCTTGGAATCTCGTGTGAATATTGGATCCATTGCCAAAAGCGGACTTATTAACTGGATAGCTGATTTAAGAAGCATATGACAGGCTTAATATATGTCTCAACTTTTTCAATTTATaggcattttctttcttgaataTGGTTGCTTGTGTTGGCGAATTGTTATTAGAATACATTTACAACACACaccgaaaagaaaaagaaaaagaaaaaaaaaggggggggggtgaGGCACAGAGAGAGCATCAACTATACTCACTATCTTCTTTCTGTTCCACAGATAGGATGGATATATGGTTCTGTCACAGAAGATATTCTTACTGGATTTAAGATGCATGCTCGTGGTTGGCGGTCTGTGTACTGCATGCCTAAGCGCCCGGCATTTAAAGGTTCTGCTCCAATCAATCTTTCGGATCGTCTGAACCAAGTGCTTCGATGGGCTTTAGGTTCTGTGGAAATTCTTCTAAGTCGGCACTGCCCCATCTGGTATGGTTATGGTGGAAGGCTCAAGTGGCTCGAGAGGTTTGCATATGTGAACACAACAATCTATCCCATCACAGCCATTCCCCTTCTCATGTATTGTACCTTACCTGCCGTCTGTTTGTTGACCAACAAGTTCATTATTCCCCAGGTGTGTTATTTCTTCTTAAACATAATATTGTTATAGTGGGGTGAACACCAATTTGACCTCCCAAAAGATCAAAATGTTGATAAATAAGTCCTTAAAAGATGTTTTATTAGTCAATGCTACCCGAATGATGAATTCTGTTGTTTTTTTAAGTTATATCTAAAGAATGCATTTTTGAGCATTTTCAATCAGATATGTCAGAGACTGATTTGTTAGCACCTTTTTCTTTCGAAAAGAACAAATGCCTTTAAAGATTTTATCAGTACTGATAAGTTTTTAGAAACAGTACTTATTTCTGTTACAGTACTAACCAAACAATCACTTGACTTGTTTCTCCTAGAAATCACATTGTTGGGTTTGTAACTGGTGTCTAAAGCCTTTCTGAAATGCAAAACACTACTATATTCTGAATGCTGTTTTATTATTGTATCAGAGTATCATGTGGTCTTGTGCAACATAATGGTCTAATTTATTTTATCATGTTTTTGCAGATCAGTAACATTGCAAGTTTATGGTTTATTTCTCTCTTCCTTTCCATCTTTGCAACTGGAATTCTCGAGATGAGGTGGAGTGGAGTCGGAATCGATGAGTGGTGGAGGAACGAACAATTTTGGGTCATCGGTGGTGTTTCATCTCATCTTTTTGCTGTGCTCCAAGGCTTACTCAAAGTGCTGGCTGGTATTGACCCCAACTTCACCGTTACCTCCAAGGCATCAGACGACGACGGGGACTTCGCTGAACTCTACATGTTCAAATGGACAACACTTCTCATTCCGCCGACAACGCTTCTCATAGTGAACTTGGTTGGCGTCGTAGCTGGCATCTCCTACGCCATCAACAGTGGTTACCAATCATGGGGTCCCCTCTTTGGTAAACTCTTCTTTGCATTCTGGGTGATCATCCATTTGTACCCTTTCCTCAAAGGTCTCATGGGTCGCCAGAACCGAACGCCGACCATCGTGGTGGTTTGGTCCATTCTTCTTGCAtccattttttctcttttatggGTGAGAGTTGATCCATTCACCACAAGAGTCACTGGTCCTGATGCTGAGATATGTGGCATAAACTGCTAGACCAAAAACCATAGCCTGCTTGATGGGAATGTGTAGGAATGTAATTATTACTCTGTAGATTTTATATGTTTATGTATGTTTGTGCAGTTTATATCTATATGTAAGAAATCCGAGTTAGTACTAAGCTGGGGAAGGTTGTTATTTTGCTTGTAATAGTAACCTACTCACCTCTTTTCTGGAGAAGCATATATATAAAGGTATTCAGATAtgatagtttttaaaaaattttccgcTCAATCTCATGTACAGTGAATTCAAGAGGGAGCGGGGTTTGTTTTAAGGGTAAGAATGGGTGCACGCAGTTCAAAAATGGCCAATGAGTTGAGAGAACTAGAGAGAAAATTACT
This region of Arachis hypogaea cultivar Tifrunner chromosome 8, arahy.Tifrunner.gnm2.J5K5, whole genome shotgun sequence genomic DNA includes:
- the LOC112707691 gene encoding cellulose synthase A catalytic subunit 3 [UDP-forming]; translation: MESEGEAGAKPITALGAQVCQICGDNVGKTVDGESFVACGVCAFPVCRPCYEYERKDGNQCCPQCKTRYKRHKGSPAILGDREEDVGADDVSSDFNYDSENQNQKTKISERMLSWHMTYGRGAEAGAPNYDKEVSHNHIPLLTSGQEVSGELSAASPERLSMASPGVGGGKRTIHHTPYSSDVNQSPNIRGGDPGLGNVAWKERVDGWKMKQEKNVVPMSTGQAASERGAGDIDASTDVLVDDSLLNDEARQPLSRKVSIPSSRINPYRMVIILRLVILCMFLHYRITNPVPNAFALWLISVICEIWFAISWILDQFPKWLPVNRETYLDRLALRYDREGEPSQLAAVDIFVSTVDPLKEPPLVTANTILSILAVDYPVDKVSCYLSDDGAAMLTFEALAETSEFARKWVPFCKKYNIEPRAPEWYFAQKIDYLKDKVQPSFVKDRRAMKREYEEFKVRINGLVSKAQKVPEEGWVMQDGTPWPGNNTRDHPGMIQVFLGQSGGLDSEGNELPRLVYVSREKRPGFQHHKKAGAMNALVRVSAVLTNGPFLMNLDCDHYINNSKALREAMCFMMDPNLGKYVCYVQFPQRFDGIDRNDRYANRNTVFFDINLRGLDGIQGPVYVGTGCVFNRTALYGYEPPLKPKHKKPGLLSSLCGGRRKKSSKSSKNGSDKKKSSKHADPTVPIFSLEDIEEGVEGTGFDDEKTLLMSQVSLEKRFGQSAVFVASTLMENGGVPQSATPETLLKEAIHVISCGYEDKTEWGAEIGWIYGSVTEDILTGFKMHARGWRSVYCMPKRPAFKGSAPINLSDRLNQVLRWALGSVEILLSRHCPIWYGYGGRLKWLERFAYVNTTIYPITAIPLLMYCTLPAVCLLTNKFIIPQISNIASLWFISLFLSIFATGILEMRWSGVGIDEWWRNEQFWVIGGVSSHLFAVLQGLLKVLAGIDPNFTVTSKASDDDGDFAELYMFKWTTLLIPPTTLLIVNLVGVVAGISYAINSGYQSWGPLFGKLFFAFWVIIHLYPFLKGLMGRQNRTPTIVVVWSILLASIFSLLWVRVDPFTTRVTGPDAEICGINC